ACATGCTCACTAGTGGGGGACCTATTTATTGTCTTATTTTATAGTAACATGTGAACTTGGTTAGTTGGTTGCAGCTTGCAATGAGTATCACTAACAACCTTGTGGTTAAACCTCATCGATATACCTTCCTTATAATTCAACCCAACATATATAAATTCGAAACCCTAGCTAGCTAGTTAATACAAAAACATTATCAAAAGACATAGAGAAACCTCCAAAAGTACACATGGAGAGAATATTTTCAGTGGTCGTGTTGGTTTTTCTGATGATACCCATTACAATAACATCAACGAGTATTGATCCTACATCATCAGCAGCTCCATCTTCTCCATTATTTTCTTCCTCCTCTTCATCTTCATCTGCATTCTCAGTTGGTAGAAATATATTCAAGAAACTCAAGTGTACAGACTTTGTGAAAGAACAAATGGTCACCAAAGTTCTTGACCATTTAAAAGCTTCGGATGCCGTAAAGAAGACATTGAAGACAAGTGCCGAATTTGGGGTTTGCGTAGCCAATAACTTCTGTGATTGTCTGGCCACACCATATCAACCTGTAATTTATGCTTGTTTGGCTGAACTTGGTTTAAAGTGCATGAAAGATGCTCTCTCATCAAACTCAATTCCATGTACAAATTTTGTGAAAGAAGAAATGGTCACCAAAGTTCTTGACCATTTAAAAGCTTCTGATGCCGTTAAGAAGACACTGAAGACAAGTGCCAAATTTGGGGTTTGCGTAGCCAATAACTTCTGTGATTGTCTGGCCTCACCATATCAACCAGTAATTTATGCTTGTTTGGCTGAACTTGGCTTAAAGTGCATGACAGATGCTCTCTCAAACTCACCTCCATGATCAACACTCTACTAGCACTCTCCCAAATCCCCTCAAACTTGGTATGTGTATACTTCTATATATATTCATTTAGTTTTGTTTTCCTAAACTtggtatgtgtatatatatacttCTATATATCAAAAGACATCAAAGCTTATTTTCCATGTTTTTTTTTTGCCCTTTTAGTTTGGGTGAGATTCGAAGACAagatattattgttgttattatttGTCATTTATGTTTATATTAATTCTTTTGTTAGTTAGACTTATTAAATGGggattttttgtttaaatttttggtaatttttcaaTATGATTATAGATTGATAATGAAATATGGTAATGAGAGACTTTGATACACATAAAAACTGCTTACTATTTTGTTCCGtgaagaattgaagaaatcaACTTGAGgtttaacttttatttatttttcattattcttGTAATTAAGTCAACTAAATTTATATtgactaatatttttttttgtttggtgatTTATTTGATTGTGATAGATGATATGAGGCAATGGGAGATTTTTTCTGCTACCGCAAATGCAGGAAGAGAGTTTagcttttactttttctttttcctttctaaTACTGCTCATGCATTACTTTTGGAATGATAAATCTTACTTTAAAAGAAAAATGTATAAAGAAAAGTCATATATAAAGTAGCTTCTTCTGGGACAAACTTCATATTGAATTTTGGTGTCCTTTcctaaaaaaatttagaaaagaGGACTTTTTAACATTGTTCACATGTGCATGACTATTGCTTCATTTTCTGTCATCTATTATTGTTACCATTAAGGCATGCACAATGATCTTTATCTCCCTTCTCAAGAAAATTCAGCTTTGGAATTAATTCTTCTTAAAATAATTGTTGCTATATtccacaattttttattttatttttttaaatagagAATATAGTAGGTTTTTTTTGTTTTCTAAGACAAAAAAATATTTGAACTTTTCACCCATTTTAgataaatatgggaaaataaactttGAGAATATTTTTGGAATACTGCTTTTGtaaaaactatgtttttgaagaaaaaaattataaaataaaaggcatcaagaaaaaattataaaatatagaattttacaaaaagtataaaaatacagaTAACAGTTTGTTATGTTACTACTTATTACAATTatctattttaaaaattataacatatagttacaaatttataaactTTAATTACAAAAAGTGTATTGTTATAAATTTataaactttattttaaaaaaaaattcgtaTATATGATTATGACTCTCCGTATTTTTGTAACATTTTTTAAATTCTgtattttaagtatttttttttttaaatcttaggtATTTTTGTAAACTTTCCACTATCAAGCCAACTCTTGAATGGGAGAGTAGGGCACTAGTCCATTAGTTTAGGATCGGGCCCATTTTAGTGTACAATATCGTAAATGGGCCTAGCCCAAAGAAAGAAGTACATAAGTTTTTTTTTGGGActttttcataaatatggttttttagttattaatatgcaaaaatatggtaattaaactttttttagtttgtatggacaaatttaattataaaaaatcagattatggaaaaaaaatatggcataataatgatttttttacaaaaatatgggaaaaaaatcccataaaagggaatacaagtttaaaaaaaccataaaataatacttgtaaaatgaaaactttattaaaaaaactctataaaatgtaattttcacttTATTTTTTAAATCGCGAAATTCCTTTCCATTTTCCAGCCCATTTCAGTGGATTTCAATATCGTAAATGGGCCTAGCCCAAAGAAAGAAGTAcacagtttttttttaaatggcgAAACTCCTTTCCATTTCCCAGCTCTCCTTttccattattattattttaatattttggctgaaacataacaaaacataacatgtGGTCCTTGTTCGCCATCCAAATGATAAAAATAGAAAGTCGACTATTTTTTTATGAAGTAAATGTATTTTCTCTTTTTTGGTTGAGAAATTGCTAGTTGAATCCATCAATGGTACCATTGCTTTAGAGGTGCCCGACCTATGTGTTGTCGTttacaattattttaaaaaacatgaAAGCTtcacttaattttaaatatttcaaatgGATATtacataataacaataataaaaaataataataatataattccgTAGAAATGCATGCTTTTACCACTGAAAAAAtgtcaattaaaaaaaaagttcacAGGTTACGTATAGACAAAATAATTGCCCATTGTATTGATTAGAAAAATAGTCTTGAAAAATAACTAATGGCTCTGTATGGGATGTAaggcctatttatttatttattatactatttattttgtttttagtaACATGTGAACTTGGTTAGTTGGTTGCAATGTGTAccaatttcataaaaaaaaaataaaaaccacattgaCATTCTTCCTTGTATTTCCTAATTGCATCACCTTGACTTTTCTTGCTAGTTTCAATTTCAATCGAGATGCAGCTCAGGTtgatacatttaaaaaaatatatattaaaatggaCACCTGAGGTCATGAAGTATATTAATCATTATCATTTTATATTTTGACTTTTTTGTTGCTATTTTTAATATTTGTATTTGATTGAAAATAACAATTAGATAAATATGGAATGTACAAAAATTGATTgcccataattaaaaagactagtTCTATATTTTGGGTTGTTTTACATcactaatataattatattttttggtaTTAATACTATCATAGTTTTACTATTATTATATACAACTAAAAAAAAGCCCTTAAAAAAGTACAAAAAAGcccatttattttgatttttagtCAGATGTGAACTTGGTTAGAGAGGGTTATATTTCAATACAACAACTTGGAAACCCTACCTAACCAGCTATATCAAGCAATATATAAACCATATATTTTAAACCTTGATCAGATTATTATCTTAACTAAAGATGGGGAGAATATTTTTAGGGATGGAAGTGGCAGTAGTGTTGGTTTATTCTCTGATAATACCCATTGCAGTAACATCAACAAGAATTGATCCTCAATCAATTGATCCATCTCAAATAAATTATTCCTCCTCTTCTTTCTCATTTAAAGGAGTCAAGTGTACAGACCTTGTGGAACCAGAAATGATCACCAAAGTTGTTGAACATTTAAATGTTACTGAAAACATAAAGCATGCATTGAATAAAAGTGCAGAATTTGGGGTTTGCGTAGCTAATCACTTGTGTGATTGTCTGGCCTTACCATATCCGCCTGTAATGTATGCTTGTTTTGGTGCTCTTGGTTTAAAGTGCATTAAAGATGTTCTCCATCTCTCGCCTCATCTCTTGGCTTGTGCCCTTGCTTGCCCAAACTCCACCATCATTGGATTTGGTGCTACTAATACCACCACCATCATCAATATGAACTCCACCGTTATCAATACAAACTCCACTCTCAAACATGGTATGATTTTCTTTTCTGGTGGTCGTTCTCATATTTTTTATAAAGCCGTTGATGAATTAATTTGTATACTTTTTTACTAGACAATAAATTTATTTGGATGAAGTTATTCGTCATTTCAATTTGAATCACTTTTTCTTTTTACATTAATATAATTAACTTTCTAAGAAATTATAAATTAAGATTATCTATATTATTTGTCATAGCTAGACAGGGTCGTCAAAACTATTATAGTCAGCTCGTCTTTGTTgtaaatgcatgattacatgaacTGTATAATTAACTTTCATAAAGATTAAGACAATCAATtcattattcattattttatgtAGTTCAGAACTACCACTCAAacgagtttttatttttattttttttctttctccctACAATGTTTGAAACAAAACGTTTATTTTGAACTTTATTCTACCATCAATGAAATTGTCGTTATTATCTTTTCCACCTAATTACCCCTTAAAACTAATTTCTACAAAAATTTTATAGACCCCTAATTTGAAACTCTAATATTAGGATATGATCTCGACGAATATCTTGAT
This genomic interval from Humulus lupulus chromosome 8, drHumLupu1.1, whole genome shotgun sequence contains the following:
- the LOC133796359 gene encoding uncharacterized protein LOC133796359, whose translation is MERIFSVVVLVFLMIPITITSTSIDPTSSAAPSSPLFSSSSSSSSAFSVGRNIFKKLKCTDFVKEQMVTKVLDHLKASDAVKKTLKTSAEFGVCVANNFCDCLATPYQPVIYACLAELGLKCMKDALSSNSIPCTNFVKEEMVTKVLDHLKASDAVKKTLKTSAKFGVCVANNFCDCLASPYQPVIYACLAELGLKCMTDALSNSPP
- the LOC133793580 gene encoding uncharacterized protein LOC133793580, coding for MITKVVEHLNVTENIKHALNKSAEFGVCVANHLCDCLALPYPPVMYACFGALGLKCIKDVLHLSPHLLACALACPNSTIIGFGATNTTTIINMNSTVINTNSTLKHDHEALKDFCNNKCKKKD